The following nucleotide sequence is from Oryzias latipes chromosome 20, ASM223467v1.
TTAGCCTCCAAATATTAAACTACAGTACCTGCAAGTCATTTTCAATTCTCTACCATTACCTCCTTAAATTAAGCCATCTTTCAAAACAATATAAAGCACAGTCACACTAAATTCCCGTTTCACcgctgcagatttgtctgctTCTTTTGGATGTGGCAACTGTTCCAAAGCCTTAACTGACTTCGCTGAAATCGCTTTTGAAACCCACTTCCAGTAGAGCCACTGCCTCTAGACATGTCCTGCTTTCTCTGCCAGTTGAGTCCATGATTCacagtgtgagtgtgtggttgtgacTCAGTGGCATTCTCAGGCTGACTCCTGCAAGCTTGAAGAGACAAACAGTCACCGGCAGCTCCATCTGTGACTGCCTAGGCATTTTTTATGGAAAGGATTTATATAAGTACACTACAAGCCTTATTGCTTGTGGGGGTTTTTtgtccacaaacaaacaaatatttaaatagagTTGCTATATTTCCATATAAATGCCTAGGCAGTCACagatggatatatatatatatatatatacaacaaTGCAAAGATTTCCCTTTGTAGGCTAAAGGGCCCCAGGTCTCCCAGTAACACTTCCTGGGTGAACTTGTCCTGATACGTTCCTTGTTTCGTTTTTTAAGAGCAGCCTTCTGTATCAAACTGTCACCATGATAAAAGTTGTTTGTACGTTCAtagttctatttttgttttcactttttgatGCCAACCTTCACTTAaaggacacaaaaacattttatctaGTCTATTCTAAAAATGTGAGCAAGTCTGACAAGCTTTTCATGTTTAACCACTAGGTTGAAGCAtattgaaactaaaaaaaaaagatcaggtttTACATTAGTAAAATGATTAAACTGTGCAATAAAAGCCAGGTTTCAGGAAATAATTTTTGCTATGTGGACAACATTGGATTACATATATGGGGCACAAGACGTGTGAGGACCCTCCGCCGCTTTCCCCCAATGGCCACAGTGTGTTAGCACGCCTACTCTAATCAATAAATGTGGTCTCTCCAAACAACGGGGCAACTGTGGTTTACAGGACATGGATCAATTTACCGGGCTGCTGGAAATAAACACAGTGTATTTTACTGCTCTGCTACAGTTCAGTACTGTTATTCATAGGGAAATTAAACCCCGCCCACTACTTGATGCAGGTGGATCCGAGAAGtctttgggggggaaaaaacagataaGGAATGTGGtattaaaatttcttttttatgttcttcCTGAAGTTTAAATTTAGTCCTTTACTCGataatattttgtttaactGATGATGTTTATTACATAAAATTAATCTGTGTTTGAGGTTTATACTcatataataaaatattttttacaagtaTTTTAAGACACATTGAAGAAGAATGCCTTTTTACTGTCTCCATTGGCATTGGGGCCCAGAAAAGGTTCACTCATGGCCCTGTCTGTTGGTATATTTAATGTGAATAACCTCTACACTGAAAGATCATGTGATAATActagggctgcatgatatgaggaaaactcgcgatatgcgatattggtaattaatattgcgataacgatataattcgtggtatataaacaaatagcaataaaaacaaaaacataatttccatttcactgcaacagtttaaaaatgatactccaaatgaccctcgtcgacgtaggaggcaaacatcaaacataaaagggctcatctgattgatcaacaacgtaaacgggtccttccgattggttaaatgcataaagggatttatttcatttgttcaatatttcaagctgccatgagtttgttttagcacatgtaaggtaaccatttattgcgatttttgccgtcttttgcgatatgcatattgcacagcttgatttcgcgataacgataaatttgcggtatattgtgcaggcctagataATACCATCATTTTGTATTATATTTGATGTAGAAATGCACAGAAAGTATTTTGACTGACAGATGACTGTCAAATTTGATGCTTTTAGACATTTGACAAGGAAACCTAAAAACAAGGTTTCAGCTTTTTAGAAAGCAATGCCTccacttttagtgtttttaacgtgCCCTACTGGCATCTTAGTTTTCCACATCTGAGTtgggatctggctcaaaatgTCCTCCAAtgttgctctccatttttgtcaCACTGATAATGcgaggttggggttgtgaggggctgtgagatAGTGGGAAAGCATGTCAACAGAGGGataatgggaagtgggggcagacttactctgcgccaacagtcacggccacaactcagagatgaatttctcaTGAAttcctgcctctctgcagaaaaaatgtcctagaaaatgacagtttttttgattttggctaaaaataaaaaataacccaaTGAAAACCTGaataaaagatcactggaaatgcttttacaatagatcaaaattgGTGTGAGTCTTTAACAATGATGCTAAAGACCCCATGGACCATAAttaagttttcctttttgtttctcttacAGGATGCTCTGATAGTAGGatagtttttttatgttcacaTGTTGAGTTCACTGCTTATAAGTTTGAGGCAGAAGTTGATGTAACctttctgcttgttttcttttctttttcaacccTGCAGTTGGGTTGGATGGCCATGGACCCATTCAGCCAGCTCATCCTCACCATCTCGGTGACCAGCTTCCTGACCTTCCAATGGCTCTTCCACAGAGTCAGCCCCTGGATATCCATACGCATCAGCCCAGGCTTCCTTCAGCTCAGTGACAAGCAGAGGGTGGAGTGGAACTCAAGGTGACCTCAATTTGACTCGTGTCGGGTGGCTGTCCTTTTCAAATACATTCAGAATACAGTGGGGTTCGGATTTTGTCGGATACAAGGAGATACTGATGTGCAGCCCACACACTTCCTGTGTATCTGACTAACACCTACACCAGCTGTACAATTACAGTGTTAGCTCTACAAGTCACAGTTGTAGAGCGTTGGAAGGAAACGTGCTTAAAACCCAcgtgtggtttgttttttttcagcagttCTTCTTTTGTAGATTTCACTACTTTATCTTTAGTACACTCACACTCAACTTATAACAGTTTGACagcaaaaatgtttctgtttttttctgaacctACGATTGACTCagacttcctttttttcccttgtaCTCCTTTTATTACTCATGAGAGCACTTGTAAAACTGAAACAGACACATAGGTTTCAGTAAAGTGAAACTCTGAGACTGACGGCATGGACTCCAGCTCAGGGGATCTCGGTAGTGCTCTGTGACTTTGCAGATTCTATTTAAACTCTCTTAGTGTCAGCCTTACAGACTCACTGAGTGACTGCTGAGAGCTGCAGGACTGTCTCACTCTGTGAGTGCTTCTTTGGGCCACTCTGTCTGACCCTTCTGCAATATTTAATCGCTTGGTCTAATTGGTCTGAATATATGTGCAACCATGACGGGTAATTAGCTGAAAAGCTATGACTGCTTGCCACTTCCCAAACGGTGGATTAACGCTGATctcatttattgaaaaatgagAGATATTTgctaatttttttccttttttttatttcccacaACTGAGAAGACATCACTATAATagattgtattttgttttgtttttttcaggacgGTGTCGACGTTCCACGCGCTTCTGGTGGGATTGTTCTGTCTCCACATCTTGGTCTTTGACGATGCGGTCAATGAAAACCCAGTCTGGTGAGAGTTTTGCTGTAAACTCGGTTCTTAAATGTTCAGGAGTTTTTTCATCTTAGATCCACAtgtgtatggaagcgattctgccgcataatttaaaaataaaagtcaaaaccagaaatgctttttcattttcaaaatgtaactgcatttttttttgactcaaaattaaaatgaaaaagcaatccgccaaaatgctttttcagttCTACTTAAGAACCGCTTATTCCGAACCGAAGCTCCCGATCGCCAAAGGTGGAAGTGCTGCTACggtctgagaaaccatcatatgaatttgtgtttctagTGGTgaccagaacaaaataaaggatgatgtaattcTCACAtattacatccaagatgctcattacCCGTTCTAAGTTTTAAGTACCTCCACGGCTAATGTTTTAAGcacatattagcctaatgctaacctgTTTTTTGGGTCCTCCTTGCAgcgaagaaaaaagcactgatttaaaaaatttgaGCGAGCAGGaccctaacccttgtgctattttagatgaccccacccttacattgacgtgttctatctaccatgacaaaggtggataaaggtggaaagatttcatgtaatccatggacaccagtgaagatcacaaatcattgaagaacaaaggttcagcgcactgtctagtgggtctagatgacccaactcccaatgctaaagtgcctaggatagcacaagggttactaataatcacaacaataaaagcacatttagaagatagatggttggaccaacacgcaCTCAGCTTTGTGCTAAGTGCGTGTTGGTCCAAcaagcaaacgtttagcattgTTATAGCTGTTGAtagggctccagctgtcatcgaacagcaaaatcagcgcaaagctgcaggagactatcttccaaatgtgcttttattactgttatgattatgccgctaacacaaagctccactgctcctggcatgtgtctcttagcaggcggacacacggagatagcactgacgtcatcaaccccctccccgctggaaatgcttACGAAAacgaaatgtcaaataccattttcattcttattttaattaagtgacagaataagccgTGTtgaagaaggaaatgaaaaagcattttgaaggaatgctttttcattttcattttgagtcaaaaaatgcagcctCATTTGGCAAATGAAAAAGcctttctggttttgactttaatttttattatgctacagaatcgcttccatacatgCGTGTCAGTTTTGGGCACATAGCCCAAGAGTGTAGTCCTAGATAAGCAATCCCACGTCCAACAGGTCTGCTAGACTTTGAACCTAATGAGGCCAATATGAAGAGGTGTGGGGTTGAATAGTTCAAGGTAAAGAGTTTGGAGGTCTGTTTGGGGGTTTAGTTtggaattcttttatttttctgcccAAAAATATGTCAGTGTGGCAGAGTTTAAGGTTTTGGTTTatgagggattttttttctcccaatgATGCCTTTTAAACACTGTTTTAGTACCTCGAGGGAGACGTCTGAGTCTGTTccagacaaaaagaaacttgCTGGTCGAATAAATTATCTTAACATCCAAATTTGCTAGGGATATGAATAATTTCAGGCCTGTAAATGAGAAGTGTACCCTCCTTCGGTTGATCAAAGCATGCAAATGTTTTACTCTAAGGCAGCCTTTTTGTGGAGGAGGTTGTACACATACCCccaaattatattaaaaattaaCCAGGGGGGCCAAAATTAGAACACCTAATCTTGAACCAATGCCTTTCTGCTACAACTTCACCCCATCATCTGggttatacatttttatttgagaaGTCTGTTGGGCTTTGCTTTTGTTGGCATCGGACGGATGTTGCTAACGGCCCTATTCCTCACTCTCTGTAGAGCTGATGTCCCACCATGAGGTAACAAGACCAGACCAAAGTCAACCAATAGAAAGACGCCGAACTTTGTACTGAAGGCCGCATGATCCTATGATTGGACAGGGGGAGGGGTTCATATAAAGGATGATCATAACCAAAGCATTCTctatttggaagaaaaaatgtttatttttttgtgttaaactgCAAAATCTGCAGTCTGACGTAGAATATGTTGGaacgtttatttattttttactcatttatgCAAGGAGACATAACAAGCAATGACAGGTGATTGTGACCATAATTTGAAGAACAGATTCTCATAAAAAATGCTGGCCAATGTTTTCTAGAAGGAGCTGGGCTGTAAAAATCTGAGCATTGTGGTAATAAAAGCACTGTCGGGTGTTGCTAGGCGCCAGGATGGACTTGTTACGCCAGCAAAATGATTTACACAATTTCTATGAAATGAGGTTCTCTGTGTTCCATAGGAATTTCAGCAAATGTTCTTTTGCCGCTTTACTGAAAACTGCTAAGCCGGGcaacagcagcatcagcagtagcaaaagcagcaaaaatcACAGTGTGTATTGTGCGAGAAAGGCACATTGCATCTCAATGAAATCAGCTcagccatttttttattatctaccTGCATAAAAAAGTGATATACAGTTGTTACATAAGTTCCTAGAGGATTGTAAATCTAAAAAAGCCCCCATAGTCccagaatttatttttagatgttgTGGACAGGAGAAAAATATGTATCCACTTCCTTGCACAGTAAATGCTTCATAGAAAGCATTTAAGGCAGTATTACCTTTCCTAAAACACAAtggttttattatgttttttatatattttattaaacaaGTAAATATTTCAATTGCTTACTTGCagatcattacattttttttcctaaatgccCAATTGCCGACTAAAAGGGTTCTAATTGTACATTTGTTATTTCAGTAACTGTGATTACCAAGAAAGATTTGACCCTAACTTAAGATGcctctaaatctttttttttattttttaaatattacccTTTCATGCATATAAACTAGGACaaaattagaaatatgtttagTATATGTTTGAATATTGAAATCTAGATTGTGAAAAACTTTCACAATCTAGATTTCAATATTCAAACATATGAAATATATGAAAACATATGAAAAActttgggagccggtttagctcgtgctggtttgcggtgccttccatccgtgaaacccaggttcaactccgggctgctccctgttcccttctctacttctatgccggtcccaagcccggttgctttgagagggttgcgtcaggaaggggcGACCCCAGATGGGAAAAgtcgaaagagaaacaacagatTGTGAAAAACTTTGATGAACATGCCttttaaatgataaagtctGAAATCCATGTCCTGGATTTGTCCTTCTTGGGACCAAATTTGAAAGTTTTAGTGACTCAAGCATCTTAAAACTAAGTcaatttttcaatgtttatttaatataaatatatattttcaataGGGGAGATCCTACACTGGTGAAGATTAATGTTGCAATCACAACAGGCTACCTCATATCTGGTaagagtgttttattttttaaagacttgtTTATGGTTGAAGGTCTTGGCCACATCGATGATGCGTTTTTCCCCcccccttcttttcttttacctcTGTCTTCCAGATCTGCTGCTTATATTTTACTATTGGAAGGCGATAGGCGACAAGTTTTTTGTAGTTCATCACCTGGCAGCATTGTATGCTTACTACTATGTACTGGTGAGTGCCCTATTGTCCAATAGCAGAACGTGCAGGCAAGATGGGAAGGAGACAACCAAGGGTGAACAGCTGTGTCCTATTTAGTTGGGTCTTGTGTTATCTACTCATTCTACAACTGCTTTCATGCAGCCACTTGTCTCAGAAAATGtaggtttgattaaaaaaaacaaaaaaggtgaggtAAAGTTAACTTATGTTAACTCAGCTGAAATAACCTTTATAATCACATCAAACCTTATCTTATTCTATTTGCTTATCTGAGACAGTCTGTTCTGGTTTTATTTGCCTGTTAAAAAGTACAAAGATGTCCACTTGATGTTCTTGTTGTTAATTCACCTGCTAGTAGTAATTTGTAACTTTTATTACTTCAAATTGtaggatgtttttttaaagattgctATCAAAATGTATCAGGTTTGGTAATGACtgctttccaaacaggaaaaaaaaaacaatatttttcataGTGTCAGTatggatctttaaaaaaaaaaagaccctgaGAATATCTTTGGCATCTATTTGATCACCTCAATGCTTTTTAGCCTTTTGCCTTGACCCCAGCGGAGTACATCCAGCCCACACTGTTCACTCTTGGTTCAATCTGGTACCCTCTAGGTCGCCAGGGTCTGTCGCATAATGACAGGAAATGAATGACTATGGTAATTTTTGCATGGAATGCTCAGTGATGGTACTGGCTGATGaccctccccctcctccccttCTCCCCTTACCCCTGGGAATTTCTgtgcttctgtttgttttactgCCCTCTCCCTTTGACATTGTGCCACTCTAATGTCAGCTGAACTTTTCTGAGCTTAGCACAGCCGAATGCTGAACTGTAACCACTGTGTGCATGCTGGCAGCTCTGAAGCCTTCTACTAAGACAGGATTCCTTTTCTTGTTACTGTGCATGCCAGAAAATAGTAATTAACTTTCTTAATTACCATTTCTGTTTACCTGCAGCCTCTTACACCTGTCTATTTGTTCCTCTTAAACTCTTGGAGATAGGTCGGTCTGTTTTCAGGTCTGTTCTCTCAGTTCAAATAATTTAGCTAAATTTGCACTTTTGCCAAAAAAGGCTCCCAATTCATTATTAGGAgccataaaaaaggaaaaaaaacttcagtttttttttttgctttacactGTGTTGCATTTGACTTTTTCAAATCTAAGATTGGCAAACTACTATAAAATATTTGATAATAGCAACACAGAAACATAAATGTAGTGGTATTTCAGCAATTACCGTAGATACCtcgttttcttttaaagacgGTATCTTCAGACTGCATTTTGTAAGGTTATGAATGCTCACTGACAATAAAAGAGGGCTGCAAAACTGGAAGGCATTAGACCAGCCTTTCATTTCTAGAACAATGTACCTGAAGCATTTAGGTAAATTCAATTCAGCTGGCCATACTGTTACTGGACACTCATGCCTGTTTCCTCAGACTAGACTGAATGTCCACACGGAACAGTGGATAGTGGCAGGACAGGCACTTGGAGCCACGTTTAAATATCGTGCAAATATTTTAGTAAATGTACATAcagttttaatgttgttttcatttattttcatttttttgtccttgGTGACATTTGTTACATGTCTAGATCTTATTAGTagatgtgtttaatgtgttgaaTGTGTTTATGTCAAACGTTTTACTCCCAAGtatctaaaaaaaagtaaaaagtttaaatcaaaGTTTATATTTCAAAGTAGTTTAAAAGTAGAAGTAGTTTTATtactaaaaaagatttttgggaTTTTTATTGACTGAGGTATTGAACGACAGTCTGTCTATCTTTGTTTTATAGGTCTAACCTTATTAACTAGCTGCATGCTTTCTCATCAGTTCGTGTTGCTTCTTACTGCTTCCAGTTTACcgtggcttttttttcccttctaatatttctgtctgtgttctTCGGTGACTATTAATGTGAACAGCCCCTGTTCAAACCTTACATGCAAAAACTACCAACATCAAGTTGAGTTGTGTCATTCAAGGTCatacaaaaactaacaaaaactgGTTTTTGTGCATTCACAGAGCAGGTCTTGATCTAGTTGGGGACTTCTTTTATTCCTGTCTTGTCTGCTGttattgctgttgtgttgtactGAGCAGATATGATGCCCAGTCACAGTATGGACTTACCAGTTCCTAGATGTACTGGCATTCTGTTGCTAGGTGGAGTTAAATGtggggcacaaactgcaatgcAGATGTTCCCTGTTTGTGTTACATAGTAAGTATGTTTCACTGACCAACATCTGTTTCAGCCCTCGTGGTAAGTATTCAGTCACATGCTGTCAAAGTCAGACTGCTTGCCTTGAGTTGTGTGTTCTCTGTGGATGTTTTGGTGAAACTGACGTTCTGACTTGACTCAGCACTCGAGAGTCGAACTTTTAGAACCCAATCTTCTTAATACACCTTTCCAGTCAGAGTTTATAactcaaatatgtttttatggCCATCATTTTACTTTGAGTGCTGCGAAACGTTCCACTCATTTTTCAAGTTAGATCAGGTCCAGACTGGACGCCCtgagaaaaaatgtcttcatttatttttaattgagcAGTCGCTTAAAGCGGCAGGACATGGAGGAGAAAGCGGACCTGATCTAGCAAAGACAGACAAATGACATGTTTGGCAGTTCAACATTTGTACTCTGCATGGCTTTTGACTGCTCCCCCTAAAAGTGGCTGGCTTGATGTCTACTTGTAAAATCTGTGTTAGATCTGTGATGGTTTTCTTTATCAGTGTCCTGTCTCTTTTGTTATAAAGTACAGAACAACTGCATTGTATGTTTAATGTATTTCTGGGTTTGGGATAAAACAGAACAGGTGAGCTGGcataaatgtgttaaatgttcaatttaaataaattaagaagTACAATAAGAGGTTGTGGAAGATTGccagattttacatttttcattttggacTCAAGTTCTAATAATTTCGAATGCTATTCTGGTACTCATGCATTTTATTAATAACTTCCCCCACAGTTGAATGGCTTAATAGAACTATTAATAATAGCTGGTGATGATAGTCTCTCATTTCTTATAACTTGAACTAAACTAGATGCtgtttt
It contains:
- the LOC101161349 gene encoding transmembrane protein 56-B; this translates as MAMDPFSQLILTISVTSFLTFQWLFHRVSPWISIRISPGFLQLSDKQRVEWNSRTVSTFHALLVGLFCLHILVFDDAVNENPVWGDPTLVKINVAITTGYLISDLLLIFYYWKAIGDKFFVVHHLAALYAYYYVLGQGMLPYFANFRLLAEFSTPCVNQRWFFEVLGYPKSSRPNMVNGVAMAMVFFMVRVAVMPVYYGRMYAVYGTEAFYLVPWGGRVAWICSSICLDIMNIMWMHKIARGCYKVLRAAQRSKSGAPQENGKAD